The genomic window GATCGAGAAAATCAAAAGAAGCCACGGGATCCCCTTGGATAAAAAGGTGGTCATATATGCTCCAACCTGGAGAGACGATCAGTTTTTTGCTAAATCAAAGTACAAGTTCAGCACAGCCCTTGATTTGGAAAAACTAAAAAGAGAGCTTGGGGATGAGTACGTGGTCATCCTCAGGATGCATTACCTCGTGGCGGATGATATCGACTTGACGGGCTTTGAAGATTTTGCGTATAATATTTCGACAGGGGACATAACACAGCTGTACCTGATATCCGATATCCTGGTGACGGATTATTCCTCTGTATATTTTGACTACGCCGTACTTGGAAGGCCAATGGTTTTTTTCATGTACGACATTGAAGATTACAGAGACCGGTTAAGAGGCTTTTACTTGGATGTAGACAGCTTCGTTCCCGGACCCATAGTAAAGACAAATGAAGAATTGGCATCAGAGATCAAAAGGGCCAATCCCGATAACGAAAATTTGAAACGTTTTCTAAAACAGTTTTGTGCGCTGGAGGATGGAGAGGCGACAAAAAGAGTTTGTGAAAAGATATTTAAGACGTAAATCGAAGGTGATGATTTTGAACAGCATAAAAAGTCTTATAGCAAAAAACAGGACACTTGCCAACTTGCTGCTTGCAGGCATCAGATTTATTAGAACGATGGCCTACGAAGCTTTCATTGCAAGATTTAAGATAAAGCCCCAAAAGGTTATCTTCTGCAGCCACTTAGGCAGAAATTTTTCTTGCAGCCCCAAGGCGATTTACGAAGAGATGATAAAAGACAGCCGTTTTGACGGCTACGAAATCGTATGGGCCTTTGACAACCCAAAGAGCTACAGCATTGGGAGGGGAGAAAAGACAAAGTACTTAAGCTTTAAATACCTATACCATTTGTCCACATCGAGATACTGGGTATTCAACGCAAAGATGCCTTCAAATTTCCGCAAAAAAAAGGGGCAGACCTACCTGCAGACTTGGCACGGAACCCCTCTTAAGCGTCTGGCTGCGGATATTGAGGTAGGTGAAGCCTCTACTTTCTACAGGAGCAAAATGACCAGGGAAAAGATGGTTGAAAGCTACCTAAAAGACTCTGCCAGATACGACTATATGATATCTGCAAACAGGTTTTCCACTAAGGCTTTTATGAGTGCTTTCAAGATTAAAAAAGACGTGATCATAGAAACGGGATATCCTAGAAACGATGTTCTCTTTGACGCCACAAAAGAGAAGATAAATAAGCTCAAGGAAGCCTACAATGTGCCTAAAGATAAAAAAGTAGTGCTTTACGCCCCGACTTGGCGGGACAATGCCTATGACGAAAAAGGATACGTATTTGAGCTTGAAGTAGACTTTGACAAGTGGCACAAGGCTTTGGGTGCTGACTACGTGGTAATCTACAAGCCCCATTACCTGATATACGACACCAAGAATAAAAACATGCCCAAGGATTTTGTAATAGACGCAAGCTCATGCCAAGACATAAACGACTTGTATATAATAAGCGACATGTTAGTTACCGACTACTCGAGCGTCTTTTTCGACTACGGCGTGCTAAAACGGCCGATGCTGTTTTACATGTACGATCTAGAGCAGTATAGGGACAATTTAAGAGGGTTTTACTTAGATATTTACAAGGACCTGCCGGGACCTGTCATTGAGGAGGAAAATCAGCTTCTTCAGAGCATCATCGATATCGATGAGGTCCTAGCGCCCTACGAAAAACAGATAGAGGGCTTTTACGAGGAGTACTGCTCCTTTGATGATGGAAAAGCGAGCAGACGTGTACTGGACATCGTATTTAAGCAGAGGATGGAGTAGATCATGGAAAAATTCATCGCTTACATAGTGGTCAAGCTGGCCTGGTTTTTTACCTGGCCGATGCCCGTGAAAAAAAACAAAATACTGTTCATTTCCTACTTTGAGTCAAAGCTCACAGGAAACTTCAAGCTGATCAGCAAAGAGCTTGAAAAAA from Alkalibacter saccharofermentans DSM 14828 includes these protein-coding regions:
- a CDS encoding CDP-glycerol glycerophosphotransferase family protein is translated as MNSIKSLIAKNRTLANLLLAGIRFIRTMAYEAFIARFKIKPQKVIFCSHLGRNFSCSPKAIYEEMIKDSRFDGYEIVWAFDNPKSYSIGRGEKTKYLSFKYLYHLSTSRYWVFNAKMPSNFRKKKGQTYLQTWHGTPLKRLAADIEVGEASTFYRSKMTREKMVESYLKDSARYDYMISANRFSTKAFMSAFKIKKDVIIETGYPRNDVLFDATKEKINKLKEAYNVPKDKKVVLYAPTWRDNAYDEKGYVFELEVDFDKWHKALGADYVVIYKPHYLIYDTKNKNMPKDFVIDASSCQDINDLYIISDMLVTDYSSVFFDYGVLKRPMLFYMYDLEQYRDNLRGFYLDIYKDLPGPVIEEENQLLQSIIDIDEVLAPYEKQIEGFYEEYCSFDDGKASRRVLDIVFKQRME